A single region of the Eulemur rufifrons isolate Redbay chromosome 8, OSU_ERuf_1, whole genome shotgun sequence genome encodes:
- the OR6Y1 gene encoding olfactory receptor 6Y1, which produces MVPGREDLGPVLITKVLEVDNRTVTTHFILLGFPAQPDLQLLLFSVFLATYLLTLLENLLIIFTIRSDGKLHKPMYFFLSHLSFLEMWYVTVISPKMLVDFLSYDKSISFNGCMTQLYFFVTFICTEYILLAVMAFDRYVAICNPLHYSVIMTNQLCGLLAGGCWFCGLMTAMIKMVFIARLHYCGTPQINHYFCDISPLLNVSCKDSSQAELVDFFLALMVIAVPLCVVVASYATILTTILKIPSAQGRQKAFSTCASHLTVVILFYSTTLFTYARPKLMYAYNSNKVVSVLYTVIVPLLNPIIYCLRNREVKAALKKAIFCKKSRLQGDETYNN; this is translated from the exons ATGGTTCCTGGCAGAGAGGATCTTGGG CCAGTCCTAATCACCAAGGTCCTGGAAGTAGATAATCGTACAGTGACAACACATTTTATTCTTCTGGGATTTCCAGCACAACCAGACTTACAgcttctcctcttctctgtttTCCTGGCAACCTACCTGCTGACACTGCTAGAGAATCTTCTAATCATCTTCACCATTCGCAGTGATGGGAAGCTGCACAAGCCCATGTACTTCTTTCTGAGCCACCTCTCTTTCCTAGAGATGTGGTATGTCACAGTCATCAGCCCCAAGATGCTGGTAGACTTCCTCAGCTATGATAAGAGCATATCCTTCAATGGCTGCATGACTCAACTTTACTTCTTTGTTACCTTCATCTGCACTGAGTACATCCTCCTTGCTGTCATGGCTTTCGACCGCTATGTAGCCATTTGTAACCCACTACACTATTCGGTCATCATGACTAACCAGCTTTGTGGTTTACTAGCTGGGGGATGCTGGTTCTGTGGACTCATGACTGCCATGATTAAGATGGTTTTCATAGCCCGACTGCACTACTGTGGCACACCTCAGATCAATCACTACTTTTGTGATATCTCTCCGCTCCTCAATGTGTCCTGCAAGGACTCCTCACAGGCTGAGCTGGTGGACTTCTTCTTAGCCCTCATGGTCATTGCTGTTCCCCTTTGTGTGGTGGTAGCATCTTATGCCACCATCCTCACCACTATCCTCAAGATCCCTTCTGCTCAGGGCCGCCAAAAGGCATTCTCCACCTGTGCCTCCCACCTGACAGTTGTAATTCTTTTCTATTCCACAACCCTTTTCACCTATGCCCGTCCCAAGCTCATGTATGCCTACAATTCCAACAAAGTGGTATCTGTTCTCTACACTGTCATCGTTCCACTTCTCAATCCCATCATTTACTGTCTGAGGAACCGTGAAGTAAAGGCAGCTCTGAAAAAGGCCATATTTTGCAAGAAAAGTAGGCTCCAGGGTGATGAGACATACAATAATTGA